The genomic stretch attattgttattataattgttactattattatagttgttgattgtttttattattatcattattatttttcatcataGTAAACTCAACAAACAGACATGCATTAACACACACACTCACTCACAGTTACACACGCTTATTAACCTTCAGAGATCCTTGCCTTTCCCTATCCTTCGGCAGTTAATTGACTAGTTATAACTCAGGGGGCTTGCCAAGATGCTACCCTAGAAAGATAGTATTTTTGCAATTTGCCCAGGGTTATTCTAGTTAATTACACAGAATTTAACCAGCTGGTTACTGAGGCTGTGATGCCAATCCTCTTATCACTGGTATAGCATGAATGGTGCCTCATAACTAGGGTTTCACCCGAAGTCTCCGGGTTTGGGAGGTGATCTCGAGGTCTCTGAGTGAAAGCGAAATTTCTCTGAGCcagcgaaattattttcaactcgCTCTGGAAACGACATAAGTCATAAATTGACCAATTTATTTTCAAGTTCTACGCATTGCCGGAAAACTCAGAAAATAAGCGAAGTAATTTCGGCATTAATTTTGAGAATTTCTCCAAAGAAGATTTTAGAGCTGTCGAATTTACGGCAAATCTTCATCATTtactaattgggttgtttagctttaTCAGTTTTTaatgtcatctgaaagagctgcatttctaagcaaaactacgcggattccggaatttacgcggtttttttacgcggcacgtatccccccgACGAAATCAACGTGATCAACGCGACGCCTTTGTTAAAGTAGTAAGGCTTACATACctacaaaattttattgaattcgAAGAGGGTGCTGCCAGCCTCCCAGTCGAGTTTTCGCGGAATCCTTCTATTGTATTGCAGAGATCtgccagctggtctcgaggtacgatgctagtctAATAAgctagtcgtcgtatgttcgaatttCGGCTCTGAAGAGTCGGTTAGTGGCAGCAGGATCGTAGTGCTAACCGCTCAATTGCCCTATACACTTAGCAGTTTGCTATAGAGTTGTTATAGAAACCTCTCTTATTAAAACGTCTAGGAACTTTTCAGGCTTTTCTCAGTGTTCTTTCCAGTGCAGTGCACGGTTTGATATTTCTTTGTAAGATTCCGGATCAACATTTCGCGAGTTCGAATATCATTTAGCCTCTGAACCCCAGTGCAATTTTCCTAACTGCCGTGAGTGAAAAACTCTAGATGAATTTTGGTTCACAATTAAACGATATAAATGTTAAAAAGGTCATAACTGTTCTTTGTACATAAATGGAAACGTATATTCAATactaaaaaatcaaaatttcattgaaaattttgttaCGAAATGTTAATTACTAATGTAATgtaatttaattcaattattttatttaagctGTTGATAGATTCTATATAAAGTACTCCACTTTTTATTTCTATTCCTATAAGCAAACTTATATTTTGGCATGAAGTGGACTGTTCGAATGGACTCGTCCGAACAAGAGATTGCACAATTGTATATCGCGAAATTGAAGCGTTGTCAAGATTTAATGCTTTaactttcaattattttctCTTACTTCTAGCGGTGGTTTTAACAAACGAGGTGGACCTCCAAATCGTGGCCCCGGCGGAGGATATAACAATAAGGGAGGGAATAATAACCGGCAAGGAGGTGATCGGAATTATGGTAATGACAACTACGGGAGAAATGACTATGATAGAAATCGTGGACGTTCCAATAATTATAACGGTAAGCACCAATCACTTTGTCAGTACTACTGTCGGACATTCCTGTGAGTTGTTCTCGTTTTTATTACGCATTGCGCGTATATTTTTTACTAATAGTTGAACAGTTCAACAGTAGTATGAAATCAATTATAGAAATATTGTGTTGCTTGAGTCGTTTATCTCAACAATAACGATAATTAAAATATGTAATTAGGCACTACATAGAAGAGAGGTTCGGGCCCAGACTTGATGAAAGAGCTAAACGACTTTTCAGTTGTGCACGTTACTCTTTTCTACCTCGTTTAAAAAACACTAATAAATTTTTACGAACAAACAGAAGATCTATCATCGTCTATGGACAAAATGAAAGATCTTTCGTTTTCAGATCGTGGTCCAAATCGTGGTCGATATGGTAACTTCAATGAGGAAATCGGTGGTGGAGGAGGTCGTGACGAATGGACTCACGACGGACGGAACGATCGAGGGGGTGATAGTTACAACCGGGATGGTGATCGGTTTAATCGGTATGGCGGTGGTCCTGGCAGTTCCGGCGGGGGGCGTCGGGACCATCGCGATCATGACAGAAGAAAAGATCATCCACCACCCGGTTTAGCACCGGCACTTAGTTTGGCGGAACGTGACGCTGGTAGGCCCAAGTTGAACTTGAAACCACGTACCGTGGCTGCTCCATTAAATGCGTTGGCAGACACAAAGCAAGCAGCCGCTATATTTGGTAATGCACGACCGCGTGAAGAAAAACTAGCATCTGAGGGCAACAGTCTAGAGGGGTCTGAACGTAAGACATCTACATCTTCATCAACGGCAGGAGACGACAAAAATGGGCCGAACTAAAGCTCTTCTTTAATCCTCCTTTTCCTTTTATCAAATGAGAGTGAAAGTGATGTGACATTTTTACTAACGGCAAGCAAATATAAAGGAAAAAGCAAAGCAGGTTTGTAACACGTAGCTACACACCCATACATGAaaatacatgcatacatacataaaTATAAGCGAGAAGCGATACAACCTAACGTAAAAAGTATGTGTTTAATTTATGTTTTGATTTTTACGCTTTTTTCTACGATTTAATAATAAcattaaagaaaaacaaaaaattgcaaaaagaaGGAATGAAATACAAATAATATGTAATTATATGCAAATAATTATGGAAGCAGTAAAATATATTAATTACTATAGCGCATTGATATATTCAAAACCTAAAAAATTACTGATAAAATGAGAGAAAGCTGGAAACTGAAATCTTACTATAAGGAGGATAATAGAAAACAAATACTTTTCGGGCTGATGAAACAGGAGAACGTTGATTACAACATCGTTTAAATTATGCTATCTTTTTACCCTGCAGCCCTGAAGATTACGTTGATCGTCTTTGTTGTTTGAGATTCATGAATGGAATTCTTTTagttaaagaaaaaaatacaagagCGACAACAGTGTATGGACTCTTTATACTAAGCATAATTTAGCATGCAATTTTCAACAGGCAGTGAAAGctataatttaatttttattcagtGACCACCAACCGAGAACAGCGGATTGTGATTTgcgtttttcttattttgctATTATATAATGTTCGTTTCAAAAGTATTCAGTTAATATCCATCTCGCGTTATTCTTTTCGCTCTTGCTCGGTTAGGAACATTAAATTCAATGgcagaaatgtaaaaaaatagtaAGGCATAATATACATCCTTATGTTTAAGTGTTGTTGAAATAAATATGAGATGAATGATTAAACTGGAAAATGGATGAATAAACTGATGAATCAACTGATACTTGGAACATAAAACTGGCTTTTAATGGATAAGTACGGTTAGCAGTGCAGAGCAGTCCGTGAGCTGAAAACCCTCTTCGGAAAGCTCTCCTTGAAAACGTTAGCCAGTGGAATGCAAATCAGGGTGGCGAAatcctggaaaatcagggaatgtcaaGGAATTCAATGTTCGATCAGGAAaatcagggaaaactgaaaaacaatcagagatttttttttatcgagacgcgattctttttttagtgattttcagcgCGGTTTCTTCAGTATAAAAGGCAAATACGGGACTTCACAGTTTGGTTTCGTATCCGATCGAATGCTATTTTTATTGGGATATCAGAGTTCCGTTCGACTACGTTTCAATTTTTTGTTCTAAATGCtgtatttttgaaaactttctcGTCACTCTGTGCGAATACTTCCTACCACGAGATGGTGATTTGTGTCATCGTTTGCGCTTGATAAATAACACCAAAGAAATGTCGATAATCAGAATATGGTGGGTATGAGAGTAAGGGCCGTATTACAGTCGCGAGCAACTCGTCTCATTTGATATATGTTGAGTCTACTCGTCTTCTGTGATTTgtataatttattaaaatttcatCTGACAAGGAatttgtcttaatgaataacTTATTGACATAAAGTCAATAAGCGATCACAAAATCTATCTACGAACACGAAGTCTGTTTTTGAAAGCTGTTCCAGTAACATTAAAGTCAAATGAATCTCAGCAACCGTCTTGAAGACTCACCATATTGCACATTGCGTTGGGGCAGGCTCAACAGGGATCTGGGTCTGAGAGATCGTTCGGGGGCATATATGTCCAGGtgatcgagaatttctggggcATTGATGTCACCTAGAGGCACTTTACCTATGAATAAAGCTTGAGCCGAGCCTCAAAACGTCTTTGTTCTagggcagcggttctcaacctggggtacgcgtacctctaggggtacgcgagagccttcaggggctacgcgaaagaaaaatcagtaatggcggacgaagcaatgttttttttataaaacttcagttattgttcaaacttgctctcaaaacatgactgtaACAATGAAACAAACTATAGTCCAATTTGAAACCtggactagactaccacaacgtgatctaccactactttcTCTCACTCTGCGAGGACATtagaagccagggggtacaattaatttggaaaatattgccaaggggtacgcggacaaaaaaaggtttagAACCGCTATTCTAAGGTTTGCAGAGCCGACAGCGTTCAGCGTAGACTGGCAGATGTGATAGGACCCTAAGCTTCGCTGTTAGAGTGggaaaaataacactggtaaacacaggttttggcctagaactaaaactgaaacaaagtaaaaatatagctttttaaccattcccgtgacttttggtgcccctagcaacgATACCTTGTTTAGAGACTTAAATAAGTGTTCCCGTAAGCGAACCCTTGTTTATTGTGCGgcattttgacgcacttctgcatattCTAGGGACTCCAAAAtgcacagaaatggttaaacgCCATAATCTTTTAAGGGCAACTATTCCGAGCCTTggggcaacatttttttcacttttgttgtCCATTGTAATTTAATTATAGTTGTAGGGAAATAAATTAGCAGCGCaacatttggatttgaaattttctgTTGAATATCAGTTCTGTTTtgcagaaatttcaataatcaaATACTTCGACAAAAAACAAGTTTTGGCAAGAACGTAATTTTGACAGCAACGACTGAAATCTGgttagggacgatccattaatgatgtcacgcaaaatttggagaaaataactccccccctcccccttgtcacaacttccttgacccccccctccttaattacgtcacgtttttaaacTTCCCCGCTCCCCTTTTTTGGTaacaattgattgaaaatcgagaaatttgttagaaatgcccttttttcttaataagaacgatttttctgaaagaaaaactgaaactaaaaggaaaagaagattatagaagataactagaaagcgTTTAGTTATAAGTCCAAGGatgctgttgatggagtcgcatatcgacgacatagaaagccgagactgtaactgcagcatcattgctgatttttgaaagaccatcaatatttagttcctcttcttcaatcaattcgcaatccaaatcttctccacatgttataatagccaagcatttttatttacgttttgtcacaagttttgtatttatTGATTGGAGTGggacactaaaaattaatgaaattgcgctgtcattcataaacgaacatgcacggtaaaacagaattaacgaacattatgctttttaacgtgaaaaaaaattgtcatttcttttatctaaagcaaatcttaagcgaaaaaaaaaggatcgtagaactataaatgaatgatgcaaatatcataaatagctctgagttgaactctgtggttagatatgtgacttttttttttttttttgagtttaaatgtgatgtcacactcaagctagccccccctcccccatttGTCACAAAATGTCTCAAGGATTGAAACCCCCTTCCCCCCCATAAAtacgtgacatcattaatggatggtcccttacGAATTGCTACTATAAAAAACTTTGCACAAGTTTTGagctcagcttggacgtctgtctgcggccGAACGttaaaccacagacaaacaggcgTAACACTTCACACAAAATTCAAGAAAATTGTAGTTCcgactaacttgtgcgacacctactggaAATTTTCCGCAAAAGATAAATCTTCAGCCTTTCTGCTATTTTGGCAGCACGGCGCGCAACAACTGTCAACTGAGCTCAAAAGGAAAAAAGCTCATCAGCGCCACCACCactgcggcgggaatattccgcataCCTAACTGGATTtcatttaaacttattttgatccacgaaaaacaaatcgtggtacgtctgtttgtctgtggttaaaCGTTTGAATATCAAAATATGGAATTTAACAACTAGATAACcgaaaaataaattctaaataattTGTATGGACCGTTGACATTAAACAACACCAAAAGTAGTCGATATTTCAGCTTGTCTGCACATAAATATAAAATGAATCGGGCGAAGAACAGTGCCACAAGCTGCAAGACAAAGTGGAAAAACGGGACAAACTAAAGCGCGAAGTAAAGCACAGAAAGtacaacataagaaaatatacaaaaatatgaaaagtagTAGCACCCCTTAGAACTATGTAACtgttaaatttagaaaatctataccgagcgtcttagcagagtgtttgagaaatcaaagaaatagttatcggtttccgttatacttagtgaacctgtatattagagaaatgacaagacactcaccgttaaggcaactgtcaacatcaaaacgggcgagctgtataaatttgcattgccgttatccgttttgatgttgacagttgccttaacggtgagtgtcttgtcatttttctaatatacaggttcactagttatactctactagaaaagttttctagtagagtataacggaaaccgataactatttctatGTAACTGTTGCCTATATTTATACGTACTTTGATACGCTCATTTGAGTTGCTTCTgagtagggatgggcgatactgtctgaagtatcgatacctgagtactcgaatacttttgcacaaaacgagaccaagtacactaaagtcgctatttacgcgggggatacgtgccgcgtaaaaaaaccgcgtaaaaaaaaaacgcgtagattccggaatccgcgtgaaaaaaaccgcgtaaattccggaatccgcgtaaaaaaaccatcgttaattttgcattccgagtgaaggggaactgAAATccggacaaaaaaaaataccgcgtaaattccggaatccgcgtaaaaaaaaccgcgtaaattccggaatccgcctaaaaaaccgcgtaaattccggaatccgcgtaaaaaaaaaaacgcgtaaattccggtatccgcgtaaaaaagccgcgaaaaaacgcgtaaaaagcgaccttagtgtatcgtggtatcggtatagaaagtatcgatgccaaaatacgcGATGCCTTCGGccgaagtatcgataccgttggtatcgatactggtataaggcaatccacgggtgacgtttcaatgcttgtacgtttgttattgctGCTGTTTTTCAAACTGCgaaaccaaaacacgaccaaaaccgaaatcttctaatgtcggcaataatatcaaaagtgatttgttattgttgtatttaggattggcacccgcaatactagagctaccgatcggaaaacatttgtttttcacgcttctggatccgggtTGCATCCGAGCTGCGACCGATCGAACATacgtaaagctgtcataagttgaaaacagactgaaatcagctgatcgcaactctctcgtggattgccttattgcttatatccagagatgccagacttttttttgcaagtctgtttaatccataaaaatgtctgtataagtctgtataccgctgcgaaaaaaagttaccgatacattgatatctaattatttgtcgatctgtcagattgttttgttttattgcttgttttgattgttctttttcgagtctatcatagttggtcgattaatcgataactaatttatcttttaaatctaagtaacacatagaagtaagagtctttcccgtgataaaaatcgtcgttcgtcgtaatgtagctaaactgatacatgatggcagaagtctcgcggttataaaaatagtaccttcaaggtttgggacattttaagcaattcttcaacgttggatattgctccgaatagaacaaacggtcttttcaccaatataacctgcatggcaatcgatcgagacaatcagctgtttgttactgggggcgaaacaggcagattagtgcccacggggccgataaaaaccccgatagcctgactcgattcccgttgtcatgatttcactctcaaaaacgcaagattaatatgttcagcaaagtgttcagttcctagttcactttttccagcaacggctacagtgacttttggtttttgtgttcgtttttttttttgtgtatactggtaaaaccattatgtagaatatcagatatctgtgtaatatctgtattatactaaatgtctgtataaaatctgtaggcttatgcgtgtctgtatcgcaacacagaaagtctgtataatacagatttgtctgtatatctggcatctctgcttatATCCAATAGAAGGCATCGGTGGTATCGGTATCGTTTCGAAGTATCGTtggcaaagtatcgataccgcttCTCATCGCTAGCAACCTCTTAGCTAGCAACGAGTATCAATGCCGAAATACTCAATACTTCGGCTCCATGTATCGATATTGTTGGTATCGATacaagtatcgcccatccctagttcTGAGGATTTCTGTTTTTCCAACTGATCTAATATTTGCTAATCGACTTTTTTTTACGTAAGTGGTGATCGACATCAAGTAATACGAATAATCAATGAATTTCAATGCTAATTAGTAATGGAGAACAATGAAACATTTGGCAATTTTCGGGGTAAATCGATTGACTTTCGATCAGGCAAACGAGTAGAAATTAATCGAATCGTCCTTTCGAATAATGGAAAAGTACTTGGACATCACTAGTTGCAACCAGATGACAGTTGTGGAAGCATCTGATTTACAGTGCTAAAATTTAATGTATTTCTTTCCCATGCTTGCAAACACGATTAAAAGGTTGAAATTTTCATACTGAAATTCACACGTTATATTACGGTAAAAGGATCGAACTAAAGGGCTAAATTCTGAATCGAAGATGCCCACTTACGAGCTAGTTTTAATTCTTCGACAAATGCCAAGGGTAGGTAAAATATTCGGATATTAAATAGGCTTGCATACTTTACTTGAATCGTCATTTGATTACAGCCAGAGGTAATTTCTGTTTTGAAGCGCACAGCAACAGCTATTTTCGATAAAGGAGGTGTTATACGTAAACTGGATAACCTCGGAACTCGTCCATTGCCATTTAAAACCAGTGTTCATGGATTAGTTCATCGTACGGGATCACATTTCATCGTTACCTTTGATACTCCCCCATCGACTGTGGAAGAACTAGAAGAAGAGTATGGCCGAGATGTTGATATAATTCGTAAACGCATCTATAAAGCAAATGCCAATGAACAGGATCAAGTTAGTTGTACCCTGCACGAAGAGATGCTTCCTCCAGCTTATCGAAAAGACGTACAGAAAATGGTTGCAATCGCGAGCAGGAATAAAAAGAAAGGTTTCCAGTACAACTCTGGATTGGATTATTATCCTTTCCAAAAATAGATATGCAATGTTGCATTATGTCGTGGTTCAAAACATTAGTTGATATAGTCAAAACGATAAAATATACACCCTTAACACGCATTTCGTTTCATAAggttttgctgattttttcaatatgtaTAAAACAACTTTTTAGTCCAATATTGAAACGAATGATCACTGTAAGTTGCCCTGATCCAAGATCCTGGCAGACGCCATAAATTGCTGAACCAAAATCCCTTTGCAACCGTAGCCGTATTAAGACTTATGATCTGCATATAATTCACCGGGAGTTAAATTCGGAGAAGTAATGTAGATAATCAACAATGATAAAAAAGTATTTTAGAGCGCTtcacaaataataaaaattaaacattacAGTTAActtagaaaacagaaaaaactacCTGTTGCCAGGCAAAGGTAGTAAGCCGAATCCTGCAGCACCTGCTCGAGCACCGCGACTTGAAGTGGCGCCAGATCCTCGTTTAGTCACCTTCCCCCCACGAGTCGCAGCCGCTTTTCCACGCGGTGCTGTTTTAGATTTCGTACGACTTCGAAACCGTTTTTTACCTCGACTGCCTGAACCCCAACTTCGCTTTCGTTTACCACTTGGACCAGCAAAATCTCCACCGGTTGATGCTTCTCGTGCTAAGCGACCCCAATCCGTAACATCGTCGCTTGAGCTTCCGTCACATTCATCTTCTGAGTTGTTTGCTTTACAATCAGAATCTAACATAAGGCAAAGCTTCTCGGCAGCATAATTTTGAGTGATTTCCAGTAGCTGCTGACCATACTTTTCAAAGTTAGCTTTTGTAACATGCGGCAATGCCAGCATTTCAGCTTGAGTTTCTGGAAGTCGCTCTGACATAGCTTTAAGTGCTTGCATATTCATGACCGAAGCCAGGGTAACATTTTTCTCTGCAGCCAATGATCGACAAATATCGAGCAGATCATTGTAGCAGCGCTCTTGCAGCTCTTGGCGTTGTGCATTGCTTTGATTATCACGTTTAGTATCGTTGCCGATGTCAATTTGTTGAACtcgtttgtttgtaactttttctttgactgaGAAGTTAACTCGTATCTCACGGTTCAtgagtttttcaattttaccaCCTATCTTTATGTATGCCTGTGGGATGTCGTTGCAAAATATAAGGTCCTCTTTGAGATAGTCTTCAATTACTAATTTGTGCATCAATCGTTGAATATCACTTCGATCCCAGCTCTTTAATCGACCGTGATACGGCGTCCGATGatgattattttcaataatcTTTTTCTGCTCACTACCTTTAAAAACTTCGACTAAATGCAGGAGCGTAAAACGATTTCTTCCCGCACATAGATCTCGCACGCACTTCCCAATAGCGATGCAGTCATCCGTTACGTCAACTGTCTTGTATTCACCTTGCATGAGGCAGTTGTCACAGGCTGACGTCCGATTTTCAAGACACTGCTCCCGAGTAAAATGCTCCGCAAAATAATCCAACTGTTGTGTTCGTCGACAATCGGTTACATTTTCGCAATAATTCACCATCCGGAATAAATTATGTAAGTGAACTTGTTTGGCGTCAAATGGGATCGTACTGTCGTCTgaaatgtaataataaattttgTACATATATAGAACCATAGGATGCACAAGCGTTTCATATCaaacaaaatctaacttttcatcaattgacTAGTAAAATACCCAACTTGATAGTTAGGTGATAATACTCACGGTCCATCATTTTCCTATAACGCAGCATATCTGAATAATTGTAAAATAAGACACATGTTGCAATCTCCC from Wyeomyia smithii strain HCP4-BCI-WySm-NY-G18 chromosome 3, ASM2978416v1, whole genome shotgun sequence encodes the following:
- the LOC129731283 gene encoding eukaryotic translation initiation factor 4H-like isoform X2, whose product is MAGRGGHDNNRYGGERQRRPLPTEPPFIAYVGNLPQGVVQGDLNSIFKDFTVKNIRLVKDKETDVFKGFCYVEFETLEELKRALDLDGMIALNDSASTLRIDIAEQKKNDRGGFNKRGGPPNRGPGGGYNNKGGNNNRQGGDRNYGNDNYGRNDYDRNRGRSNNYNDRGPNRGRYGNFNEEIGGGGGRDEWTHDGRNDRGGDSYNRDGDRFNRYGGGPGSSGGGRRDHRDHDRRKDHPPPGLAPALSLAERDAGRPKLNLKPRTVAAPLNALADTKQAAAIFGNARPREEKLASEGNSLEGSERKTSTSSSTAGDDKNGPN
- the LOC129731283 gene encoding eukaryotic translation initiation factor 4H-like isoform X1, which codes for MAGRGGHDNNRYGGERQRRPLPTEPPFIAYVGNLPQGVVQGDLNSIFKDFTVKNIRLVKDKETDVFKGFCYVEFETLEELKRALDLDGMIALNDSASTLRIDIAEQKKNDRGGFNKRGGPPNRGPGGGYNNKGGNNNRQGGDRNYGNDNYGRNDYDRNRGRSNNYNEDLSSSMDKMKDLSFSDRGPNRGRYGNFNEEIGGGGGRDEWTHDGRNDRGGDSYNRDGDRFNRYGGGPGSSGGGRRDHRDHDRRKDHPPPGLAPALSLAERDAGRPKLNLKPRTVAAPLNALADTKQAAAIFGNARPREEKLASEGNSLEGSERKTSTSSSTAGDDKNGPN
- the LOC129731102 gene encoding probable 28S ribosomal protein S6, mitochondrial; the encoded protein is MPTYELVLILRQMPRPEVISVLKRTATAIFDKGGVIRKLDNLGTRPLPFKTSVHGLVHRTGSHFIVTFDTPPSTVEELEEEYGRDVDIIRKRIYKANANEQDQVSCTLHEEMLPPAYRKDVQKMVAIASRNKKKGFQYNSGLDYYPFQK